The following are encoded together in the Pygocentrus nattereri isolate fPygNat1 chromosome 3, fPygNat1.pri, whole genome shotgun sequence genome:
- the LOC108429236 gene encoding terminal nucleotidyltransferase 4A-like yields the protein MDPRLTWIQPEQKGPANALWMRVWETSQGFRTGTNRAGSPTMASSFSKNSPGVVPPVPCFSGHHHLANGSAVSSGFCPMVDSCGVIELANGAIKAPQKDGSLSPTESADSETDSPKSDSSGTLAKLHFDFVEHLHNINNYLHHRRHQQQQQLHPHTSLQPHFHRHVPSKDLQQNHHQARKKSDNKASTYGITYLLSSSNANHFCSGTPWKTRRYSPSINGLHEEIVDFYHFMSPRPEEEAMRRDVVNRVETVIKSLWPTANVRIYGSFSYGLYLPTSDIDLVVFGKWERPPLQQLDQALRQQDFVEPFSIKILDKATVPIIKLTDTKTEVKVDISFNVESGVKAACFIKENLKKYSVLPYLIFVLKQFLLQRDLNEVFTGGISSYCLILMAISFLQLHPRIDCKSSNINLGILLIEFFELYGRNFNYLKTGIRVKNGGAYLAKEEMMKAMTNGYRPSMLCIEDPSSQGNDVGRSSYGAMQVKQVFDYAYIVLSHAVSPLARSYPNKDMESTLGRIIRLTQEVIDYRERIIKKWANGHNTKINHGLAQLGGDSEEQQRDSSSPQSADSIMSLSSPQQHSSPSSSSSSSSVCSLSGSDIDSDSVPCGTKQPQAFQESTLPSMQQRTQNGANPSETVSSSKGQLRKSLPPNVVVPPLLPGRPACVDRCVPFSAGYRLPTPVASPVYLSPLSGPHHQHFAKFNNGQRFGLKGPPHASNFEPGVMPGPRALPPQHNRNTWRRRRRDTAPSSLSR from the exons ATGGACCCGAGGCTCACCTGGATCCAGCCCGAGCAGAAGGGACCTGCTAACGCTCTGTGGATGCGGGTGTGGGAAACCTCGCAGGGCTTCCGGACCGGGACGAACCGGGCCGGCTCACCCACCATGGCGTCTAGTTTTTCGAAGAACAGCCCCGGCGTGGTTCCGCCGGTACCGTGCTTCTCCGGCCACCATCACCTCGCTAACGGCAGCGCCGTCTCCTCCGGCTTCTGCCCGATGGTGGACTCCTGCGGCGTGATCGAGCTGGCCAACGGCGCGATAAAGGCTCCCCAGAAGGACGGCTCTCTGTCCCCGACCGAGTCCGCCGACTCGGAAACGGACAGTCCCAAGTCGGACTCCTCTGGAACTTTAGCCAAACTTCATTTCGATTTCGTCGAGCATTTGCACAACATTAACAACTACCTGCATCACCGTcgccaccagcagcagcagcagctccatcCCCACACATCTCTGCAACCACACTTCCACCGGCACGTCCCCTCGAAAGACCTCCAGCAGAACCACCACCAGGCCAGAAAGAAGAGCGACAACAAAGCCAGCACCTACGGCATCACCTACCTGCTCTCCAGCTCCAACGCCAACCACTTCTGTTCAGGGACACCGTGGAAGACGAGACGATACAGCCCCAGTATTAACGG GCTCCATGAAGAGATAGTGGACTTCTACCACTTCATGTCCCCGCGGCCGGAGGAAGAGGcaatgaggagagatgtggtgaACCGTGTTGAGACTGTGATAAAAAGCCTGTGGCCTACAGCTAAC gTACGTATTTATGGCAGCTTCAGTTATGGACTATATCTCCCAACAAG TGACATTGACCTGGTGGTGTTTGGGAAGTGGGAGCGGCCTCCTCTACAGCAGCTTGACCAGGCCTTGAGGCAGCAGGACTTTGTCGAGCCTTTCTCCATCAAAATACTGGATAAAGCTACA GTTCCTATAATTAAACTCACTGACACAAAAACGGAGGTGAAAGTGGACATCAGCTTTAATGTAGAGAGTGGAGTCAAAGCTGCATGCTTTATTAAGGAAAACCTGAAG aaATACTCAGTGCTGCCATACCTGATCTTTGTTTTGAAGCAGTTCCTACTGCAGAGAGATCTAAATGAAGTGTTCACTGGAGGCATCAGTTCCTACTGCCTCATTTTAATGGCCATCAGCTTCTTACAG CTCCACCCCAGAATCGACTGCAAGAGCTCTAATATCAATCTAGGCATTTTGCTCATCGAATTCTTTGAGTTGTATGGTAGAAATTTTAACTACCTGAAGACAGGTATCCGTGTGAAGAATGGGGGGGCGTACCTTGCCAAGGAAGAGATGATGAAGGCCATGACTAATGGATATAGACCCTCAATGCTGTGTATCGAGGACCCAAGCTCACAAG GTAATGATGTAGGTCGCAGCTCTTACGGTGCCATGCAGGTTAAGCAGGTGTTTGACTACGCTTACATTGTCCTGAGTCACGCCGTCTCTCCCCTGGCCCGCTCCTATCCCAACAAAGACATGGAAAG cACACTAGGCCGGATAATCAGACTGACCCAGGAGGTGATTGACTACAGGGAGCGGATTATCAAGAAATGGGCAAATGGACACAATACCAAAATAAACCACGGTC TTGCTCAGCTCGGAGGTGATTCAGAGGAGCAGCAGAGAGACTCATCATCTCCTCAGAGTGCTGATTCCATCATGTCTCTGTCCAGCCCTCAGCAGCACTCCTCGCCGTCATCCTCgtcctcttcttcctctgtttGCTCCTTGTCAGGAAGTGACATT GACTCTGACTCTGTTCCATGTGGAACCAAGCAGCCTCAAGCTTTCCAAGAATCCACATTGCCCAGCATGCAGCAGAGGACACAAAACGGGGCAAATCCTTCTGAAACGGTTTCCTCATCCAAGGGACAG ctgCGAAAATCGCTCCCTCCCAATGTGGTGGTTCCCCCACTTTTGCCAGGGAGACCAGCGTGTGTGGACAGGTGTGTTCCGTTTAGTGCTGGATACCGGCTGCCCACTCCAGTGGCCTCCCCTGTCTACCTCAGCCCCCTTTCGGGCCCTCACCACCAGCACTTTGCCAAG TTTAATAACGGCCAGAGGTTCGGACTGAAGGGGCCGCCGCACGCCAGCAACTTCGAGCCTGGAGTAATGCCTGGACCCCGAGCTCTTCCTCCACAGCACAACCGCAACACCTGGCGCCGCCGCAGGAGGGACACAGCACCCTCCAGCCTTAGCAGATAG